The Impatiens glandulifera chromosome 3, dImpGla2.1, whole genome shotgun sequence genome contains a region encoding:
- the LOC124932703 gene encoding putative gamma-glutamylcyclotransferase At3g02910 has product MIPMAISQSQTLIFTYGTLKRGFPNHSLLQDLMLTNDASFIGVYRTVRRLPLVRGPHGVPFLLNLPDADHHLICGELYSVSDRGLDRIDELEGISIGHYERHQIEIRPEIDPAGEVLEAEAYFAHRSFETAMWKRNGSEGLEGYTEEEAKGYVKRNLRPKDRTFLEDIQLFVSSSMISGESS; this is encoded by the coding sequence ATGATACCAATGGCGATTTCACAGTCACAAACCCTAATCTTCACCTACGGCACTCTGAAGAGAGGTTTCCCCAACCATTCTCTTCTCCAAGACCTAATGCTTACAAATGACGCCTCCTTCATCGGCGTCTACCGCACCGTCCGCCGCCTCCCTCTCGTCCGCGGCCCTCACGGAGTTCCATTCCTCCTTAATCTCCCAGACGCCGACCACCACCTCATCTGCGGCGAGCTCTACTCTGTTTCAGACCGTGGTCTTGATCGGATCGACGAGCTTGAAGGAATTAGCATCGGACACTACGAGAGACATCAGATAGAGATCCGGCCGGAAATCGATCCCGCCGGAGAGGTTTTGGAGGCGGAAGCGTATTTTGCTCATCGGAGCTTTGAAACGGCGATGTGGAAGAGGAATGGGTCAGAAGGGTTGGAAGGATATACAGAGGAGGAAGCGAAGGGGTATGTGAAAAGGAATTTGAGGCCGAAAGATAGGACCTTTTTGGAGGATATTCAATTATTCGTCTCCTCTTCAATGATTTCCGGCGAATCCAGTTGA
- the LOC124930491 gene encoding uncharacterized protein LOC124930491 has translation MAETTVPDFPGRISWKSALCLKKIVTKFEEMDLVEKVYNTQFRYIVSAPVLQFSGTIEDYDDEEEGSEPEDEHEEPTSKPNTRKRKAALNLKEAVNLKRKLAYESSPAHIPSPPSATSPGLPPTSSVGCKCEELKEKVKALKEELIKEVKEELKEMKTAYEETQTNHKAYMKKLVVSMCEQLLAKSNQRMATLIVKLDSMEEERKKKKKSKLEKKGKTEDGKVEEMITNEMEMTDRKVEDKTESVNVKVEDKTESVNVKEDGGEIETDVKVDGGETENDVKEDGGEIETDVKVDGGETENDVKVEKVEKKAKVGKVKLKVGKVEKKVKVEKDATDGKDENDGKDGKDSRNWLKDEATNDETKTVFTCEARKKLFVRVLTKSTWLKDPEIDAVCHLLRKRIEQYPKTYKHCKVSIGDCLLADMMRREYPNYKKDPENFPISDVFSQYFWGAPHRHMPEWPHVDDIYVPLNIGNKHWVLCVVRVQDNHIDVYDCDSSIYRNLDPYMRPLCEMFPRIYAMGASDAELKRYPNFNFQKLTYKRLPHPVKNAVAKNGEVPRAEESGDCGVFMLMHMEYLTAGLGVEKNLTCAYVF, from the exons atggcagaaaccacCGTTCCTGATTTCCCTGGACGGATTTCTTGGAAAAGCGCCCTCTGCCTTAAGAAGATTGTAACGAAGtttgaggaaatggatcttgtgGAGAAGGTGTACAATACCCAATTCCGATATATAGTCTCTGCGCCAGtgttgcagttctcaggaactatt gaggattatgatgatgaagaggaggGAAGTGAACCTGAGGATGAACATGAAGAACCTACTTCCAAACCAAACACCCGGAAGAGAAAGGCTGCGCTTAATCTCAAAGAAGCCGTAAacctgaagaggaagcttgcttatgaatctaGTCCTGCCCACATTCCTAGCCCTCCATCCGCTACTAGTCCTGGATTACCTCCAACATcttctgttggatgtaaatgtgaagAGCTGAAAGAGAAGGTAAAAGCGCTGAAGGAGGAACTCATCAAAGAGGTGAAGGAGGAGCTCAAAGAGATGAAAACAGCTTACGAAGAAACTCAAACAAATCACAAGGCTTATATGAAAAAGTTGGTTGTTAGTATGTGCGAACAGTTATTAGCCAAATCCAACCAAAGGATGGCCACGTTAATTGTCAAATTAGATAGTATGGAggaggagaggaagaagaagaagaagagcaaattGGAAAAGAAGGGCAAGACTGAG gatgggaaggtggaggagatgatAACGAATGAGATGGAGATGACGGATCggaaggtggaggataaaacTGAGAGTGttaatgtgaag gtggaggataaaacTGAGAGTGTTAATGTGAAGGaggatggtggggagattgagactgatgtgaaggtggatggtggtgagaCTGAGAATGATGTAAAGGaggatggtggggagattgagactgatgttaaggtggatggtggtgagaCTGAGAATGATgtaaag gttgagaaggttgagaagaaagccAAGGTTGGGAAGGTTAAACTCAAGGTTGggaaggttgagaagaaagtcaaggttgagaaggatGCCACGGATGGGAAGGATGAGAACGATGGGAAGGATGGGAAGGATTCGAGG AATTGGTTGAAAGATGAAGCTACCAATGATGAGACAAAGACTGTGTTTACTTGCGAAGCACGAAAGAAGttgtttgttagagttctaacaaagtccacatggcttaaagatcct GAAATCGACGCAGTGTGCCACTTGTTGCGCAAAAGGATTGAGCaatatcccaagacatataaacatTGTAAAGTATCAATAGGGGATTGCTTATTAGCAGATATGATGAGGCGAGAGTACCCGAACTATAAAAAAGATCCTGAAAATTTTCCAATATCAGACGTCTTTTCTCAGTACTTCTGGGGAGCGCCTCATAGACATATGCCAGAATGGCCACACGTAGACGATATTTACGTGCCTTTGAACATTGGCAACAAGCATTGGGTACTGTGCGTCGTTCGTGTACAAGATAATCACATTGACGTTTATGACTGCGACTCGAGTATTTATAGGAATCTCGATCCATACATGAGACCTTTGTGTGAGATGTTTCCACGAATATATGCAATGGGAGCCAGTGATGCTGAGCTAAAACGGTatcctaatttcaatttccagaAACTGACATATAAAAGGTTGCCACACCCAGTCAAAAATGCAGTCGCCAAAAATGGGGAAGTCCCTAGAGCAGAAGAAAGTGGGGATTGTGGTGTATTTATGCTTATGCACATGGAATACTTGACTGCTGGTTTAGGTGTAGAGAAG AACTTGACTTGTGCTTATGTATTCTGA